Genomic window (Nymphaea colorata isolate Beijing-Zhang1983 chromosome 1, ASM883128v2, whole genome shotgun sequence):
CTTCCCCAGCGAACCCCTTGGAGAGCGCTTCTCGCAAATTCCATATCCTTTCCTTCCGGCAACTTAACGTCCTGGCCATTATGATCGTCCTCGGCGCCAGCGGCATGGTCTCCCCCTATGAcctcgccttcttcttcttctccatcgtCTACACCATCGTCATAGCCCGCATCGCCTTCCCTTCTTCCGTTCCCCCCGTCCGCGTCTTCCGCAAGGGCAACAAGCTCCTCGGCGCCTACATGGCGGTCGCGGCGCTCGTCGGGCTCATCCTTCCGATCATCTACATTGTGGAAGGCGTCGTCGACGGCGACCAGGAGGGGATGAAGGCGGCTGTGCCGCACCTTTTCCTGCTCTGTGCCCAGGTACTGATGGAGGGCTGGTCCTACTCCAGCCAGTTTTCGACCCCGACTCAAGCGTTCGTGCCAATCTTCTACAACACCAAAAGGGTCTTCTCCATCGTCGACTGGGTTCACGCAGAGCTCAGCAAAGAATCCGGCGACGTGGGATCCGTGCTCAGGCTGAGCATCGGCCGGGGCCTCGCTTTCGCCAACTTGGCACTCTGGTGCTTCAACCTCTTCTGCTTCCTCCTGCCGGTTTACCTCCCCAGAACCATGAAGGTTTACTTCCTAGGgaacaaggagaagaagggcgCATGAGAACGGATCGAGCCGGCTGTTGTTGTCCAGTGGAGGGCTGGTAtagattttcattttagtttcCCCATGTATTTTGTTTGGTTTTGATATTGGTAGGAGCTCGTATGATGGGATTTGGATCTCTTTGTTGTAAGATTTGGTTCTCTTGATTCTCGTTTCATGACCGTGCCACAGTGGTATGGTATGTTGGAGATAAAAAcctgatcttcttcttcatatgaTTATTAAACTCTTTTTATGCAATCTAACATATGATTTTGTTAACGATTTTACGAGGAACACAAGTCAGTCATTTTCCCGGTCCCATATTCTGAGAGATACAAGAGCGGACCAGAAAATGCCTCCTTCATTTATACTTTGTCTGATCAAGTCTGTTTAAACTCATTATTTCCTTGATTAAATGCTAGGTTTTCTCTCCGAGTTTGCCTTCTTCGTCAAGTTATGCTGATTTTGGACAAGAACAAGAATCGGATTGCCTTTGAAGCGTTTTTGCCAAGTTTTGTCTATTATCTGTAAAGAAAGAACGTGACTTTGTGGCCAAAATAATACTCGTTCATAGATAACATTGCAAATTGCTCTTAACTATATGACTCAGATTTGAAAGAAACATTGCTATGTCTGTATTTCGCTCCTCGTTGTTTGCATATTATGGCGTGTGCTAGATCCATACTTGCAAGTTCCAAAGGAAATGCTAAATTTGTTTGAAGTATCGAAAATTTCATTGCCTCATCCTGCTGAATGGGGAACTTGAGTtaagaaagatgagaaaaaaattctatGCATACGGCATACCAACTTCCAGCAATTGTTGATGCCTCTAAAATAAGAATTTTCCTCCAGCATTCATAATAAAGCTTGGCTGTCTAAGGA
Coding sequences:
- the LOC116246481 gene encoding uncharacterized protein LOC116246481, whose amino-acid sequence is MSGGVGSVAGDMRLPDDNEPHASSPANPLESASRKFHILSFRQLNVLAIMIVLGASGMVSPYDLAFFFFSIVYTIVIARIAFPSSVPPVRVFRKGNKLLGAYMAVAALVGLILPIIYIVEGVVDGDQEGMKAAVPHLFLLCAQVLMEGWSYSSQFSTPTQAFVPIFYNTKRVFSIVDWVHAELSKESGDVGSVLRLSIGRGLAFANLALWCFNLFCFLLPVYLPRTMKVYFLGNKEKKGA